From the Balearica regulorum gibbericeps isolate bBalReg1 chromosome 4, bBalReg1.pri, whole genome shotgun sequence genome, one window contains:
- the MGAT4D gene encoding alpha-1,3-mannosyl-glycoprotein 4-beta-N-acetylglucosaminyltransferase-like protein MGAT4D: MRLRHGRLLAVLCLGGAFPLLWYAAWQGSQGNDLDVYQSQFLELRQRLLYAEKENKKRSHELSSALDEIKRVVARRMNSTRNHTDDTKWKVLNLTRKLPMHLTNMYYYLPHLREYEDAIFPNVIFGQQRTGVSLVMGIPTVKREKQHYLINTLHSLLYELPEDQKNDCVIIIFVAEVSAEYVNSVAESVKTSFPQEIQSGVLEVISPPASYYPDLSNLKKTFGDSEDRVRWRTKQNLDYSFLMLYAQHKGTFYLQLEDDIVAKPDYIQSIKNFAAKQSQEWMILEFSQLGFIGKLFKSEDLPLIVEFFLMFYKDKPIDWLIDHLLWVKVCNPEKDAIHCENEKAKLRIRAKPSLFQHVGIYSSLAGKIQNLKDKDFGKNVLHKAHNNPPANVYTSLRIYQQYTLENVYKGKDCFWASAPVAGDYIKFTFLNPLKVEKYFFRSGNMEHPGDKLFNTTVEVLPADEMLRKELIDHGSKLNYPATKDGYLKIGAFENGIAEGTINQSIGKIQAIRLSVNSDSPVWAILSEVLIKTSEN; this comes from the exons ATGCGGCTCCGGCACGGCCGGCTCCTGGCGGTGCTGTGCCTCGGCGGCGCCTTCCCCCTGCTGTGGTACGCGGCGTGGCAGGGCAGCCAAG GAAATGACTTAGACGTGTACCAAAGCCAGTTTCTGGAACTTCGGCAAAGACTACTGTatgctgaaaaggaaaataagaaaagatcGCACGAACTGAGCAGTGCCCTAGATGAAATCAAACGTGTAGTTGCAAGAAGAATGAACTCGACGAGAAATCATACAG ATGATACGAAGTGGAAAGTGTTAAACCTCACCAGAAAACTGCCCATGCATCTTACAAACATGTACTACTATCTACCTCACCTTCGAGAATATGAAGATGccatttttccaaatgttatttttggGCAACAGAGAACTGGAG TCTCACTGGTGATGGGTATTCCTActgtgaaaagggaaaaacaacattATCTGATCAATACGCTGCATTCCCTGTTGTATGAACTTCCCGAAGACCAAAAGAATGACTGCGTaataatcatctttgtagcagAG gtgAGTGCAGAATATGTTAACAGCGTTGCAGAAAGTGTTAAAACCAG TTTCCCCCAAGAAATCCAGTCTGGAGTCCTAGAGGTTATTTCTCCACCTGCTTCTTATTATCCAGATCTTTCCAacctgaagaaaacatttgggGATTCGGAGGACAGAGTAAG GTGGAGAACTAAACAGAATTTGGATTATAGCTTTTTAATGCTATATGCCCAACATAAGggaacattttatttacag ctggAAGATGATATCGTAGCCAAACCTGATTATATTCAAAGTATAAAAAACTTTGCTGCTAAACAGTCCCAAGAGTGGATGATTCTCGAGTTCTCCCAGCTTGGATTTATTG GAAAATTGTTTAAATCAGAAGACCTGCCACTCATAGTGgaattttttctcatgttctaTAAAGATAAGCCTATAGACTGGCTTATAGACCACCTGCTCTGGGTTAAAGTGTGCAATCCAGAAAAGGATGCG atacactgtgaaaatgaaaaggcaaagtTACGTATCCGTGCTAAACCATCTCTCTTTCAGCATGTGGGAATTTATTCATCATTGGCTGGGAAGATACAGAATTTGAAA GATAAAGATTTTGGCAAAAATGTGCTACATAAAGCACATAATAATCCACCTGCAAATGTGTATACAAGCCTAAGAATTTACCAGCAATACACCTTGGAAAATGTTTATAAAGGAAAAGACTGTTTTTGGGCTTCAGCTCCAGTAGCAGGGGACTACATCAAGTTCACCTTTTTGAATCCACTAAAAGTTGAAAA GTACTTCTTCAGAAGCGGAAACATGGAGCACCCTGGTGATAAACTGTTTAACACTACTGTGGAAGTGTTGCCAGCTGAT gaAATGCTAAGAAAAGAACTGATTGACCATGGAAGTAAACTTAACTACCCGGCAACCAAAgatggatatttaaaaatag gggcttttgaaaatggaattgCAGAAGGCACTATCAATCAGTCAATAGGAAAAATACAGGCTATTCGTTTATCGGTCAATTCTGATTCTCCTGTCTGGGCAATACTTAGTGAG gtacTTATCAAGacatctgaaaactga